The genomic region AGTTATAGACTACATTGTACTTATGTATAGAGTTCTGAAACTTTGGGTTAATTCAATGCACAGACTCTTATCATTTATGTCTGACCCTATATTGACATTTTGATTATGCACATATCCCTGGATGGATGACTAGTAAATAACCCTGGGACTGAGACACAAAGTAGGAGTAAAGTTTTTAATGTCTTTACCTTTGTTTTACCTAGGATGATGGAGACTGCAGACGCTATGGATGACTCTGATGATGAGGTGGACTATACAAAGATGGATCAGGGGAACAAGAAGGGTCCAGTGGGCCGCTGGGACTTTGACACTCAGGAGGAGTACAGTGAATACATGTCCAACAAGGAAGCACTACCCAAGTATGAgatttatacataatacattgGGCAAAGGGCACTATCCAAGTATAAGATTTATACATAAATCATTGGCTTAACCACATCTGGTGCTCGTTCATTATTGCACATTGATTTCTTATTAAATCTTCCGGCCTGGCTCATGTTAAATCTTTCCGCAAGGTATTCATATTAAATTTCCCAGCCCAGTATTTATATTAAATCTTCTGGGCCTGGTATTCATATTAAATTTCCCTGGTAAGTATTCATATTAAAGCCTCCCAGCCCAGTATTCATATTAAATCTTTGGCccagttaaaaaataatgtaaataaattgttgAAGGAAATGAAGCTATTACCATGTACTTTACAGATGTTTCCATGCAGTTTTTTCAGAATCAAGAGGCAATGCTGATAACTATttaagaaaacacaaaatttaTTATACTATTtctaagtttgtttttaaagtagAGATCACTGCATTGCCTTTTTGTCACAAAAATATGACTGATTTGCTAATTTACACTATAGATGtcataaaagatataaaaaaaagataaaaagaactTTATAACACTTATACTCCATTCCAGGGCAGCTTTCCAGTATGGTGTGAAGATGTCAGATGGCAGGAAGACCCGCAGGGCGGGGCCTAAAGATGAGAAGGCTGAGCTTGATCGCCAATGGCAACAGATCCAGAACATTATGAACAAGCGAAAGGGTGGGGACAGTGGCTTCAGGGATGACTCTAAGAAATCGAAATACTGAGGGGTGGGGAAGGGACATGTGCGATGAGGGGTGGGGAAGGGACATGTGTGATTAGTTCTTTTTTGGATGTTCTGTTGTTGTGGAAGTTTATTATCATGGTATCATTTAAAGAGATAAGGTGGTGAAAAATCAAGGAAAACATATCTTTTCTGCATTGATGAAAAACATGTTAGAATTAATTCTGATATCAATTTTGTAGCTGCAAGCAGATTTGTATGTAAACAGTGGTTAAAGAACTGACTGATTTTCTACAAAAATGCTTGGATTGTAATGTACAGTTGGATTGCCAGATCATCACCCCATGTAGTTACAAAACATAAGTATATGTCTGTATGGTTTTCCTTGATATTACAGAAAGTACAAGCATTTTGTCTAAAAAGAACCTGTATCATTCATAATTCAAAATTGTGTGTGTATTATTCAAATAGAACTGAAAAATGAAGCTGTCATTTAATGGAGATTTTgtatcatagtttgaaatgcaTTCTTTGTATGAGTCACTGTGTAATATCAGTAGTAGTAAGCAGtattactacatgtatttgttgttgatccaataaattatgaattttaGCTGTGTTATTAAGTGGGTTCATATGAATAAAAAGTACTGTTCAGAGTTTCAAAAGTTCAGgattaataatgaaataagtgCTTTTATCTtcagactattgtacagttgtaGATTGTTTTTGCTTggacatttgcatcaaaaacagtacaaagtaccttgaaatgaataaaaatgacttgaagcaattttaaaagGGGTCTACACCCTTAACCCCTGTGATGAGCATGAATTTCTCATACTCAAACCGACCCCGGGCTATTTCTCAAGATTGACAGTTCTCATCTGTTAAATCCCCTAACCCTGTATTAAACACACCAGAACCATGAATTTGAAAGTTCGGTATCTTATGGTTTTCTCATATTCTCTGAGCGCTACGTTATATCAATTATTGTATCATAATAATGTTCCAAAAATTGTAATTACAATGATGATACTATAATGTTACTAtgttttttgggtttttttggtccaaaatcTTTTCAGATTGACCCTACGGTaaatcaaggtcaaggtcacatagTTTTAATGCATCCATGTATGAAGGAACGTATTCAATGGCGGAAATTGGTTGACGCCAATACATGTGCATATATCAATTGAAGAACACAGTGTCCCAAGGTTGCCTCCCTTTTGGCCAGCTTAGCACATAATTTACGAACATATAATCCTCAACTGGACAGAAGTAAACAGCACTTTTgtaagtaatattttcattattttttaaaccccCGACAAAcggaagtttgagggggtatattgaaattgaatatcATACAACggtaaagcacagtgagaggaagtgcagtgtataaGTACCAGAACTTGGTATCgcctaattacagagttattgccatttgttactTTATCATGTCCGGAGCATAGCATCAAATTACGGGGTGGAATTTAATTAATCTTCATACAATAAGGTAATgcagttattgccctttgtccTGAGCATAACATTTACTGGATGGAATCTAATTAAACTTAATAcgattttaaagcaaaatgagatgaagtgcagtgcacaaggaCCATAAATCTTGCCGCTTATTAAAGAGTAATTGCtctttgtgattttttttctagtCTGAAGGATAACTTGAAATTTATTGGATGGAATCTAATCTTCTTACAATGATAAAGCACAACTGTAGCCTTGTGCATTGTCAATTTTAGGTGGAATTTCTAAATGTCAGTGCCAAGGACGGCGTTCGGGGGGTATATTTAcattcagtgatagctctacgAGGGCCACCGTGTTTAATAGGCAGATACTTTATTCTTGTAcgatataacataattttatataagtaataaatgATATTCCTTTTCAACAGAGTTCATACTgcattttgtacatattttattttacctttCAATGTTTCTGTATCTACCTTCTTAAATCAAGAACTTATGTTCGGTCAGTAACTAAAAGAAACTGCTCGACCCTAATGgatgctttattttttactGGTTTGTTCAAAGATTGGCAAACATATGGTTCCGCTTCTGTAAAACGCTTGGTGGAAAGATTTAGCGTGTTCATGAAATTGAAATCACTCGTGTAACGTTATTACACAATGAATTGAGACAATGATTTTGATCTTTATttacataacattatatatgtaacatcatttatgtacagtgatacattcaaaataaacaacatttatattctcgtatttttctcaaatgtatgcatttataaattatcGACGAAAAACGAAAGAAACTACAATGCAATTAAGAATTGAAACGGGAAAAGTACACTGACTAGCAAAGTGttgtgtaaatattgttttcccGTGTTAGaagaaataatacatataatgcTTGAAGTCGCATCTTCGACAGTGTGCAATACAAGTACcattaagacaaatataactCTTTCAATTCGCTCCATTCAGAAAGAGTTGAATAAATCCTTTAACTCATTacagtttaaatcatatattgCACATAATACGCTACACGtatttttcagaaatgaaaTCCTTACGCGTCCATTCTGTATGTCAAATACACAGTGGGTATGATTTGAAAAAGGAAAGTATGGTGTTGATGAGACGTGAACATTTTGAGCACCGCCATCAAATTGCTGATTATCACAGAATTGCTACGTTGTAATACTTGTCTGATTTCGGAGTTCTAACATTTTCTTGCAACTTGTATTGcagttttgttaacattttattatttcaaaacctttaaaTTCCAACCACCAACACAATTCTCGGATTGGtgataaatttcaaaattgtaaatccATGGAGCGTTTCAACTGCCAAAATGTTGGGGAAAATGGAAGATTCTTGCCAAACCTTCAAATTCCAATCACCGACACAATTCGCAGATCGGtgattagtttaaaaaaaattgtaaaaccaTAGAGAGTTTCAGCAGCCAAAGTGTTGGGGAAAATGGAAGAACTCCGAAATATCGGCCCTGGGAATTAATCTAATCACTTTGACCGAAATCACAGTCATATTCCTTATCCCTAGAAATACACTAGCACTGTCATGATGAATGGGTCAAAGAACACATTTGTGTACACTGATCGAGGGTTTCAAAATTGTTCGCATTCCCGCCACAGCCCCCGTAGATGAACAACTCACACTCTTTAGTGTTCGTGTTGTAGAAGTACCGTTGGAAGTAAGCTTTACAGAAGCCCGACTTCACTGGCAAAAGGCAGGCGGCATTCTCCTTGGGGTATGCGAAATCGGCTTCCTTAgttactgaaacaaacataaaaaaatataaaataagatgGGTTTCATTTGTTAAATTCTATCATTATTTACTCTCAATTAAACAGAAAGCGTTAAAGTTGAactcccacagattgaccgttttgacaatttcttattgtttgtcttgaaatgagccaatttttgcgttaatgtctgaaaaccagtgatacaagactgctgacaaaagatcagatcgcagtttttgatatttacgttcgaaatttaatgttttatggctaaaagcgttactaagaactagaactccgcgagtcggatgtgtcgcctgacgaattatttactgtcgacattatagctgttagattgtcattttattcatttatagacaatgatgttgccatttaactttcaagtgtaggtggcatttgaaccctcaatcagatatacctatggaataagtttcaggttgaaacctcctatagtttacgagatatgccacggacaaaacctaagcaagaaaattaacaaagggcaataactctaaaaatatggcagcaagagtaacggttcttgtgcactgcacttgccctcaatgagatctatctagctatgaagtttcaagttgatacctcttatattcttcaagatatgccccggacaaaactttaagcatgaaaattaacaaagggcaataactttaaaactaagaaagcaagagttactgttattgtgcactgcacttgccctcaatgagatatatctagctatgaagtttcaagttgatacctcttatattcttcaagatatgccccggacaaaactttaagcatgaaaattaacaaagggcaataactttaaaactaagaaagcaagagttactgttattgtgcactgcacttgccctcaatgagatctatctagctatgaagtttcaagttgatacctcttatattcttcaagatatgccccggacaaaactttaagcatgaaaattaataaagggcaataattttaaaactaagaaagcaagagttgctgttattgtgcactgcacttgccctccatgagatctatctacatatgaagtttcaagttgataactcttatattctacaagatatgccccggacaaaactttaagaatgaaaaataacacagggcaataactctaaaaatatggaagcaagagtaacagttcttgtgcactgtacttgccctcaattagatctatatacatatgaagtttcaagttgataccactaatagttaaggagatataccccggacaagcgaaaatgggacgcggacgccgccgccgccgccgacgccgccgccgccgacgacgccgccgacaaaagtaacccctatatgtcgtcttttcaggcgacacaaaaatgaGTTTGTAGGTATAATACATCTGTGATTTGCAAAACGACAAAAGAGTTCACCTAGTAAGAGTAGCAAGACATTGACATGGTATCAAAATATCGCTATGTTACATTCAACGGGACTTACTTACTTTCAACCGGCTGAAACTGAATGTCCATGAGATCTCCAGGTGATTCCACCTCGTCATCAGTCATGTGTGATTCCGTTTCGACCTGATCATTGCTTTCATCTGCAGTTTCATCTAAAAGAGTGTTGTCTTCTTCGGCATACTCTTCTGTAATTTCTTCTTCATTGTCCATTTCGTCATCTTCcaagttttcaaaaatgtccTCCTCATTTTTTGGAATATATTCTTCGTCTATTCTTTCTTCTAAATCTTCGGCATAGTCTGTTCTTGGTTCTTCCTCGTGCTCTTGTGAGAATTCTAcgaaaataatgaacaaatgtATGGCATGCTCTAACAGCAGTTTAACAGAacgttttataatttaaaactatttttgttccAAATAAGGTATCTGCATGTGCaacattaattgattttaaattcgTTAAGGAGTTTGAGTATGTTGTctataatacaaaaaaactaaTTTGACGATCACTTGTATCTCACCTGTAACGTCATTGTTGGTTACATGCAATTCGGATTCTTCTTTCGTTACAGGTAATTCTGCTTCGCTTTCttcatcttcaataacatgTTCTTCCTCTTCTAGATGTTCGTCTTCAATGCCACCTTCTTCCTCTTCAAAACTAGTTAAGTCCAATGTTTCCTCTGTATTTTCATCTTCCTCAACTTGAATTTCTTCGTGTTCATCTAAATATGCATCAGGAGATTCATTACTATTTTCGTTAATTTGTTCTAGTTCGTCGTCATCTTCTTCTTCCTCCTCCGTTATAGGATGTTCATTTTCTTCATCGTCGTCTTCAATTatgtcaaaatcaaaatttagtCCCTCTATTGTTTCTTCATCGTTTTCTTCATCTGAAATAGTATCGCTTTCTATGGACtcatcttcttcttcgtctgcttcttcttgttcttcttgCTCTTCGCTACTCTCTTCTTCATAATCAATTTCATCTGCGTTTTGATTTTCTTCCTGTGCATTTTCTTGACCAACTGCATTCACATTTTCTTTCGTGGTGATATCATAATCTTCATAGTTGATCGGAATCctttgtatttcattaaatgatTCACTTTCTTCATCCTGTTCCGCCGTGTTTTCATCATGTTGATATTCCTCAACCTCATCTGTATTTTCTGTTTCCGGTTCAATTTCTTCGACAATAACATTGGTATTTTCTTCAATATCTTCATGTTCACCTTTAACTGATTCATTGTCTGTATAAACCTCTATAACCTCTTTCGGAGAAGATATTTGATCGATCTCATTGTCTACGTTTTCCTTCAAAGTATATTCTTGATTAACCTCATTGATTTCCTTGTCTACGTTTTCTTCATTGTTCGGTGTTTCAAATATCGTCCCATCCAGATCTTCTTCAGGTAGTAAGGTATCAACTTCTTCTTCAGTGTCAGTGTTTGCGTTGACCTCTCTTGGGTTTATACTCCGGGGAGCTATGAGAAAAAGAAACAGAGTTGGTTTCATTTACATGAAGAGCTATGtgctttttcattattttaagttaaaataatgGCTTGTAACCATCAGAACGGAGAAGTGATAAATGTATTATGACTGCACTACATGAATGAAATGTATTACGCTTTATAAGcgcattctcattcatcagggGTTCGACAATGAAAAATCTCATGCATCTGTTGTATTcttagcatcatcgctctggtaAACGAGAATGTTTagacgtaaatattaaaaaagaagtgtTAACTTGTATAAATAAACGTactaatgacattttaaagaaacattctGCGTGTCAGCAATGTGTATAAAGCTTCCTTAattaaaatgcatgtacatttttACCCAGCTTCCCTTCCAACATGCATGTGAGTTTAAAATAGTTGATTTAAATATTGCTgtgaaattatataataaaatatggtACCTGGTAGGGTGTTGATTGTAATGTCATATCCGGATTTAGGGTACACTGGGAGCCCTGAGTTTTCCCCGCCACCCCTGTCCGATATGTTAGTCGGTGGACCTGTAAATGTAATAAGAGACTTTTCattagaaaacaaatacaaccaTCTTTTTGTGCGACACCAAAAACTgtcttaaagtaaaaaataaatcgtattttatataactattacatGAAACGTCAGGccaaaaatgaacaaaacgtctaaatttacttaatgttttaacaagattttaagtaagtttgtttgttgttttttttgttcggGTGACAGTGTGTCATTTtataaagataactttttaGTTCCACTCAATATGTTCTATCTTTTAAAGATGAAAACgagaataattttatttttaaacatatttttggcaTCATTTCGCACtgtgtaaaaaaacataaccTTATTAgaattacattaaaaaataaatacattaacattaGATAAAGGGCATTTTTCAACGTGTTGAAATGGTGTTTATTTAGACGTGCCTGGCCGCTCTGGAAGTATGTGTTTCCAGCGCTTGCTGATCTTGAGTTAATGTATGGTACAATGttctattaaaatgttataatgaaTTATATACACTCTTCGTTTATCTGATTTATCgtaatttcatttacatgtacactgttttatcaaaatgtcaACAGTTTAGTTCAGAAGTACGACATATATTTAAGccaacataatttatttcaagttttaaatgtGAATATGTACAGCCGTCTCAAACATGTTATCTTTCAAGAACCTCGCTATCTCTTTTCCCTTGATTCAGATTTTAATACTGTCTGATAAGGAAGAACACATCGTCTTTGTGAacattaaaactattatataaacgacgatatttaaaaatatacaaattcgACCATGTGCTGATCGTATATGTATGTGTGAGTAAAACTCATGTTCAGACTAACTAATAAAGaccaaaacattatatttatttttattttttgatgttgaataatCTACAAATAAAGCAACAACGAATTCCTTTATGTAGAAGGTATGTTCGTCAATTCTGGGCTGAAAAAGAATGCgtgatgtaaaaataataataataataataataataataatttaaaaataaatattattattattattattattattattattattattattattattattatcattatttttattgataattattattattattattaattataattatttattatttcgatAAGGAAGTGTTGATAAATCGTTAATTCTTAACTTAAAGCTATAGGTATTTAGATAAATAACCGAAAATAACATCGTTAATATCTCAATACAATTACGaatgtttgtaatttaaaagtTGTGATAGGTGTATGAGTATCGTCTATTTCGTATatcaataagaaaataaaaatagataaatcatGTATAAGGGAGCAAGCCATTCTGTAATGTATGGAACACCTACCAATAAACACCATACCAACAAATACAGTGATTGTAAAACAACCAACATTCATTTGGATTGAAAGAAACAACATCAGAGCCAATACACCAAAACAACACTGAATATGACCAGGATAAAACAGAAGTAGATGAAACACACCGCCAAATCAACAAATAGCAAACATGTAGCAgacccattcggaactcctcggtcatttttattgaaaacaacgaAAATGGCCGAGTAGCTCCGAATGGTAGTCGATCATTTCCGAGCATGCTAAacgaacaacaacaacaacatccaACGAACATGCATCAAGGGACAACAACGCACACCACATGGTTACGATCACCAACAACTGAGGTTATACATAAATCTCAGACCCTTGGTACAGTTGAGATCTCCGACGAGCATGTAGTCGTCCAGGGTCTCCCATTCCGCCATGCACATGCATGGGTGGGGCAGGGGGACGCACCGAACTGACAGTGCCGTCACCCCATCGCGATCTGATGTAAAAGGGAAGTTGTAAGCGTTCGGAtgagaaacatatttttagGGCATGGGGTAGGCACTCTATTGAAAGCGCCCTTACTCCGCTCATATACAATGTTCAGAGGCTATCATTATTGTTTCTACCGAATTGATCGTTGTGTGCATGCAGACACGTAATACTTTTAGACCATAGGCACATGCCAATCAAAACAGCAAACTATTTATCAACCAAAAATGACGTGGTCTAACTTTAAATAA from Mya arenaria isolate MELC-2E11 chromosome 3, ASM2691426v1 harbors:
- the LOC128226977 gene encoding uncharacterized protein LOC128226977, translating into MAKLNVLVHLGTLVLIISSLLLHGAKSESSLDIIKHEDAEEGQRQGPPTNISDRGGGENSGLPVYPKSGYDITINTLPAPRSINPREVNANTDTEEEVDTLLPEEDLDGTIFETPNNEENVDKEINEVNQEYTLKENVDNEIDQISSPKEVIEVYTDNESVKGEHEDIEENTNVIVEEIEPETENTDEVEEYQHDENTAEQDEESESFNEIQRIPINYEDYDITTKENVNAVGQENAQEENQNADEIDYEEESSEEQEEQEEADEEEDESIESDTISDEENDEETIEGLNFDFDIIEDDDEENEHPITEEEEEDDDELEQINENSNESPDAYLDEHEEIQVEEDENTEETLDLTSFEEEEGGIEDEHLEEEEHVIEDEESEAELPVTKEESELHVTNNDVTEFSQEHEEEPRTDYAEDLEERIDEEYIPKNEEDIFENLEDDEMDNEEEITEEYAEEDNTLLDETADESNDQVETESHMTDDEVESPGDLMDIQFQPVEITKEADFAYPKENAACLLPVKSGFCKAYFQRYFYNTNTKECELFIYGGCGGNANNFETLDQCTQMCSLTHSS